Proteins encoded within one genomic window of Triticum aestivum cultivar Chinese Spring chromosome 2D, IWGSC CS RefSeq v2.1, whole genome shotgun sequence:
- the LOC123055681 gene encoding uncharacterized protein, with amino-acid sequence MADVLAEHRIQMPAPAARAGMSTAPEKLLNRFVHLVALVERFGNALGTLAFTWATVVLLGGYPAELRRKDDFWFTITIVFLEAARYVFSFFDEAIIRWRPLQLYSLDYK; translated from the coding sequence ATGGCGGACGTCCTCGCCGAGCACCGCATACAGATGCCGGCACCGGCGGCGCGTGCCGGCATGTCCACCGCGCCGGAGAAACTGCTGAATCGCTTCGTGCACTTGGTCGCTCTGGTTGAAAGGTTTGGCAACGCGCTGGGCACGCTGGCGTTCACGTGGGCAACCGTCGTCCTGCTCGGCGGCTACCCGGCTGAGCTCCGCCGGAAGGATGACTTCTGGTTTACGATAACCATAGTTTTCCTGGAAGCCGCCAGGTATGTTTTTTCTTTCTTTGATGAAGCAATAATAAGATGGCGGCCTTTACAGCTATATTCTCTCGATTATAAGTGA